ATGTGTTTTAAGTCTTGCTTTATCTCAAAATTGGTCTATAAGACATTTGGATGTTAGTAATGCATTTTTGCATGGCCATCTTTCTGCAACtgtttatatggaacaaccacCTGGCTTTGTGGATCCTCAACATCCAAAACATGTTTGTTTGCTTCAGAAATCTCTCTAAGGTCttaagcaagcaccaagagcatGGTATGAGAGGTTCAGTCAATATCTTCTTAAATTTGGTTTCTCCAATTCTGCTTGTGATACTTCCATGTTCATATATCAAAAAGGAGTTGCAAGGATGATTCTCTTAGTTTATATTGATGATATCATTCTAGTTGGTTCTTCAGAAGAGCTTCTTCAATCCTTCATTATGTCTCTCAACAGTGAGTTTGCTATTAAGGATCTAGGCCCATTACATTATTTCTTGGGTATTCAGGCTACTTGTGATTCATCAGCTAAGAAGTTATTGTTAACCCAAAATAAATATTCTTTGGATCTTCTAAAGAAACATGATATGTTGGGATGTAATCCATGCAAAACTCCAGTTGCTCAAGGTCAAAGGGATTCAGTGTGTGATGGAACAGCCTTATCTGATATCACTTCTTTTAGAAGTTTGGTGGGTGGTCTTCAATACCTCACTCTCACTCGACCTGACATTAG
This is a stretch of genomic DNA from Papaver somniferum cultivar HN1 chromosome 1, ASM357369v1, whole genome shotgun sequence. It encodes these proteins:
- the LOC113273232 gene encoding uncharacterized protein LOC113273232, which encodes MILLVYIDDIILVGSSEELLQSFIMSLNSEFAIKDLGPLHYFLGIQATCDSSAKKLLLTQNKYSLDLLKKHDMLGCNPCKTPVAQGQRDSVCDGTALSDITSFRSLVGGLQYLTLTRPDISFAANYVSHFLHCPTDIHLQLAKRILRYIKGSLGQGLTLSSGNCSDLQAYSDSDWDGCPDTRKSTYGYCVFFGGNLVSWSSKKQQTISRSSTEAEYRGLANAAA